One window of the Leptospira ryugenii genome contains the following:
- a CDS encoding ATP-dependent helicase — protein MKKEDLLNEAQKLAAEYPAGPLLIIAGAGTGKTKTLVHRIIGLVSQGFSPESILLLTFTKRAASEMLYRAKAKLDINVGRVFGGTFHSFCNYLLRKYGSAIGIPPQFTILDIEDATSLIGIAREDILSDAQRKRFPKKESLQDLFSSAFNSNLSLSQALAKHYPQFAKDSKEIQKVKERYESLKKESVSLDFDDLLLFARQVLMEHQSIRERVADDFKAILVDEYQDTNRIQAHIACLLAAEHKNITVVGDEAQSIYGFRGAEVKNILDFPKIFPHTKVLTLEENFRSNQGILDLANETLKKFKETYEKRLYSKRESHAKPQLISFSSEKSEADWIAEKILHLNENGQKFKDIAVLFRSGWHSNLLEIALTEKGIPYRKFGGKKFLENAHIKDVLAYLRLIENPFDQISFHRVLQLEEGIGPKVSALVYKHYLQNHSNIGELSWESLTPLISELPKQAKDSCQSFFQTLLKARSLSEAKPIHFYEFYLAYYKDKFEKRYDDFEKRSKDFESLELIVKNQTSLRQFLTDMSLEGTESSILNTERNDQETEGFVTLSTIHSAKGLEWNSVFVIHLIEGEFPTNKMRTIEDLEEERRLFYVAVTRAKDQLFLSASLVDEKIGNTLKGISRFVSELPKETYDQIESPASTSQIVSNSSPSTQSEKTSHFDAIQNYFLN, from the coding sequence GTGAAAAAAGAAGATTTGTTGAACGAGGCTCAGAAACTAGCAGCTGAATACCCAGCTGGGCCTTTACTCATCATTGCAGGTGCAGGCACCGGCAAAACCAAAACACTTGTTCATCGAATCATTGGACTCGTATCCCAAGGATTTTCGCCAGAGTCAATTTTGCTCTTAACCTTTACCAAACGTGCCGCCTCTGAAATGCTCTATCGAGCAAAAGCGAAACTCGATATTAATGTCGGAAGGGTTTTCGGAGGAACCTTCCATTCATTCTGCAATTACTTACTCCGCAAGTATGGCTCTGCCATTGGCATTCCTCCTCAATTTACCATTTTGGATATTGAAGATGCGACAAGTCTCATTGGAATTGCAAGAGAGGATATCTTGTCCGATGCGCAAAGAAAAAGATTTCCAAAGAAGGAAAGTCTACAAGATTTATTTTCCAGTGCCTTCAATTCTAATCTTTCTCTTAGCCAAGCGCTCGCCAAACATTACCCACAATTTGCAAAGGATAGTAAAGAAATTCAAAAAGTGAAGGAAAGGTATGAAAGCCTTAAAAAAGAATCAGTCTCTTTAGACTTTGATGATTTGTTGCTATTTGCACGGCAAGTCCTTATGGAACACCAGTCGATTCGAGAAAGGGTTGCCGATGATTTCAAAGCGATCCTTGTGGATGAATACCAAGATACAAATCGTATCCAAGCTCATATTGCCTGCTTGCTTGCCGCAGAACACAAAAATATAACAGTCGTTGGCGATGAAGCACAAAGTATCTATGGCTTTCGTGGTGCGGAAGTAAAAAACATATTAGATTTTCCAAAGATTTTTCCTCATACAAAGGTCTTGACCTTAGAGGAAAACTTTAGAAGTAATCAAGGTATTTTGGATTTGGCGAATGAAACTCTTAAGAAGTTTAAAGAAACCTATGAGAAACGATTGTATTCCAAGAGAGAAAGTCATGCGAAACCTCAATTGATATCGTTTTCTTCTGAGAAATCAGAGGCCGACTGGATTGCAGAAAAAATCCTTCATTTAAACGAAAACGGTCAAAAATTTAAAGACATTGCCGTTTTGTTTCGTTCTGGTTGGCACAGCAATCTTTTAGAGATAGCTCTGACAGAAAAAGGGATCCCCTATCGCAAATTTGGTGGGAAAAAATTCCTAGAAAATGCACACATCAAAGATGTACTTGCCTATTTAAGATTAATCGAAAATCCTTTTGATCAAATCTCATTTCATAGAGTTTTGCAACTTGAAGAGGGCATTGGACCAAAAGTATCTGCTCTAGTTTACAAACATTATCTTCAAAATCATTCTAATATCGGTGAGCTATCTTGGGAATCATTGACTCCTCTTATTTCAGAGCTTCCGAAGCAAGCAAAGGATAGTTGCCAATCATTCTTCCAGACATTGCTTAAGGCTCGGTCTCTCTCCGAAGCAAAGCCGATACATTTTTATGAATTTTATTTGGCATACTACAAAGATAAATTCGAGAAGCGATATGATGATTTTGAGAAGAGATCTAAGGATTTTGAAAGTTTAGAGTTAATAGTAAAGAACCAAACCAGTTTGCGCCAATTCTTGACAGATATGAGCCTCGAAGGAACAGAGTCAAGTATCCTAAATACAGAGAGAAATGACCAGGAAACGGAAGGATTTGTTACTCTGAGTACGATCCATTCGGCTAAGGGGCTAGAATGGAATTCTGTTTTTGTTATCCATCTCATTGAAGGTGAATTTCCAACTAACAAAATGAGAACGATTGAAGACCTGGAAGAGGAAAGAAGGTTATTTTATGTTGCTGTCACAAGGGCCAAGGACCAACTATTTCTCAGTGCCTCGCTTGTAGATGAGAAGATCGGAAATACGTTAAAAGGGATCAGCCGATTTGTTTCTGAATTGCCAAAAGAAACATATGACCAAATTGAGAGTCCAGCTTCTACATCACAAATAGTATCTAATTCTAGCCCTTCTACCCAATCTGAGAAAACATCTCATTTTGACGCCATCCAAAACTACTTTTTGAATTGA
- a CDS encoding MORN repeat-containing protein, whose translation MSILVRRELLFISILAFVLSFNNCSSSEEKTNSNEPSQDTKTESAKERKVEIVEGADPSKTNAKKGCVEGDCVNGLGKYIYDNGDIYTGSFKNDLREGKGQFEYVDGEKFVGNYLADQKDGAGEYFFKNGDKYVGEFKSGQINGKGIYTFQDGKSLNGEFKNDGMEGKGTLIESGSPKECQVSQRKLLCD comes from the coding sequence ATGTCAATTCTCGTAAGACGCGAGCTGCTTTTCATTTCAATCCTTGCTTTTGTTCTATCATTCAACAATTGTTCTTCCAGTGAAGAAAAAACAAATTCAAATGAGCCATCCCAAGATACAAAAACAGAATCTGCAAAAGAAAGAAAGGTAGAGATCGTCGAGGGTGCTGACCCATCCAAAACCAACGCAAAAAAAGGCTGTGTGGAAGGTGACTGCGTAAACGGTTTAGGCAAGTATATCTATGATAATGGAGATATTTACACTGGAAGTTTCAAGAATGACCTAAGGGAAGGAAAAGGACAGTTCGAATACGTGGATGGTGAGAAGTTTGTTGGCAATTACTTGGCTGACCAGAAGGACGGGGCTGGAGAGTACTTTTTCAAGAATGGAGACAAATACGTCGGAGAATTTAAATCAGGGCAAATCAATGGAAAGGGCATTTATACCTTCCAAGATGGTAAGTCCTTGAATGGTGAATTTAAAAATGATGGTATGGAAGGAAAAGGAACTTTAATTGAGTCAGGCTCACCAAAAGAGTGTCAGGTGAGCCAAAGGAAGCTACTTTGCGATTGA
- a CDS encoding M48 family metallopeptidase, with protein MKRTSIFLLLFLLIAACKTSPTGRKQLILLKDAEMNQLGEEAFQDLKSKVPIETSDSINRYVKCIVLAELAFTDDDTGVSSWEVVVFRDSSPNAFALPGGKIGVHTGILPIAKTPGQLAAVLGHEIGHVIARHGNERVSQNQVTQGGMEALGKIGKKEMAGILGGGAKYGVLLPFSRAHESEADLIGLKIMAKAGFDPTESVKLWENMSALGGNKPNELMSTHPSDATRMKNLNDNMQDALQLKREAELRGIVPNCKL; from the coding sequence ATGAAACGTACATCTATATTTTTACTTCTATTCCTATTGATTGCAGCTTGTAAAACTTCACCCACAGGCAGAAAACAATTGATTCTCCTCAAAGATGCGGAGATGAACCAATTGGGAGAAGAAGCCTTCCAAGACTTGAAGTCAAAAGTTCCCATCGAAACATCAGACTCCATCAATCGATATGTGAAGTGCATTGTCCTTGCAGAACTTGCTTTTACGGACGATGATACTGGAGTATCTTCTTGGGAGGTAGTTGTGTTTCGAGACTCAAGTCCGAATGCATTCGCCCTTCCTGGAGGAAAGATTGGAGTGCACACTGGCATTTTACCGATCGCAAAAACACCCGGACAATTGGCAGCCGTTCTTGGCCATGAGATTGGTCATGTAATTGCTCGGCATGGAAATGAACGTGTTTCCCAAAACCAGGTCACACAGGGGGGCATGGAGGCGCTCGGAAAGATTGGAAAAAAAGAAATGGCGGGTATACTCGGTGGAGGAGCGAAGTATGGAGTTCTCCTTCCCTTTTCGAGAGCGCACGAATCAGAGGCTGATCTAATCGGGCTCAAAATTATGGCTAAGGCTGGCTTCGATCCTACGGAAAGTGTCAAACTTTGGGAGAATATGAGTGCTTTGGGGGGGAATAAACCTAACGAGCTAATGTCAACCCATCCATCGGATGCAACTAGGATGAAAAATCTAAATGACAATATGCAAGATGCCCTCCAGTTGAAGAGGGAGGCAGAGCTCCGAGGCATCGTTCCAAATTGTAAATTGTAA
- a CDS encoding putative bifunctional diguanylate cyclase/phosphodiesterase: MGKPLSIIIVSSDQEEAFHVVREVKAQGFSPLYQIISKKSDWDSRIHEEDWDAILVSYRWNSEVTPMSLLDDLHFHGLDIPFIILASEEDFPIALQLMQAGASDIIDSKTLFRLTQVLERERRELVFRREKEITQNYLEGSLNELQFQKYALDQANIVSITDANGIITYVNEKLVKISGFSKEELIGNSHRILKSQDKTKEEWRMMWDTISQGMTWVGEIKNTKKDGSFYFIETTIVPFRGEDGSIFQYIAISKDITDRKLAEDQLLYDAFYDVLTDLPNRALFLARVEQRIFEFNTKSIGYPILISLNIDNFKRINHSLGTEAGDFVLKAFADRISKFCGLNATISRLGADTFAILAIDFLSVEDAGLFIGKLKEHLKELIEYNGYEIFLTSSFGLAGFGLAGREAEELLRNAEIAMFHSKELGVGSTSSFNHSMKEKIQNQLEIQNDLAKGLERREFLVFYQPIYDIATKQIVHWEALVRWKHPKKGMVSPADFIPMAENSGFILPLTKFVLEESGDFIKAMELLSFKRIGVAINLSPQVFVHQNIFNWVVELKESKDIPFQSIQMEITESLAMKNMAETTPILANLQDLGVKISLDDFGTGYSSLSYLEKLPLNTVKIDKSFLNDVKKGSTQARLLVSIIHMAHDLGYKVVAEGVEEKDQFELLREFNCDMIQGYLISKPLPSQSALDFLQKFTGQID, translated from the coding sequence ATGGGCAAACCGCTTAGCATCATTATCGTTTCCAGTGACCAAGAAGAAGCCTTTCATGTGGTGAGGGAAGTTAAAGCACAGGGCTTCTCTCCGCTCTACCAAATCATTTCAAAAAAATCGGACTGGGACAGCCGTATCCATGAAGAAGATTGGGATGCCATTCTAGTATCATACAGATGGAATAGCGAAGTGACTCCTATGTCCTTGTTAGATGACCTTCATTTCCATGGTTTGGATATACCTTTCATCATTTTAGCATCCGAGGAGGATTTTCCCATAGCTTTACAATTGATGCAGGCTGGAGCTTCCGATATCATCGATTCAAAAACCTTATTTCGATTAACACAGGTTCTAGAAAGGGAAAGAAGAGAGCTGGTCTTCCGCAGAGAAAAGGAGATTACTCAAAATTATTTAGAGGGCTCTCTCAATGAACTCCAATTTCAGAAATATGCACTCGACCAAGCAAACATAGTTTCCATTACGGACGCGAATGGCATCATTACGTATGTAAACGAAAAGCTAGTAAAAATTTCAGGTTTTAGTAAAGAGGAATTGATCGGCAATTCCCATCGCATTCTCAAATCACAGGATAAAACCAAAGAAGAGTGGAGAATGATGTGGGATACCATCAGCCAAGGAATGACTTGGGTTGGTGAAATTAAAAATACGAAAAAAGATGGTTCATTCTATTTTATAGAAACTACAATCGTTCCATTCCGAGGAGAGGACGGAAGTATCTTCCAATACATAGCGATTTCAAAAGACATCACCGATCGTAAATTAGCAGAAGACCAATTATTGTATGATGCATTTTATGATGTCTTAACAGATTTACCAAATAGAGCATTGTTCTTAGCAAGAGTTGAGCAGAGGATTTTTGAGTTCAATACCAAATCTATAGGTTATCCGATTTTGATCTCATTGAACATAGATAATTTCAAAAGGATCAATCATTCTTTGGGTACAGAGGCTGGAGATTTTGTGCTGAAGGCATTTGCGGATCGAATTTCAAAGTTTTGTGGTTTAAATGCTACGATTTCTCGATTGGGTGCAGATACATTTGCTATATTGGCAATAGACTTTCTAAGCGTAGAGGATGCGGGACTCTTCATTGGCAAACTCAAAGAACACCTAAAAGAACTGATCGAATACAATGGCTATGAGATTTTTTTGACCTCATCATTTGGACTAGCAGGATTCGGTCTCGCAGGAAGAGAAGCTGAGGAGCTTCTCCGAAATGCGGAGATTGCTATGTTCCATTCAAAAGAGTTAGGTGTAGGTAGCACATCCAGCTTCAACCATTCTATGAAGGAAAAAATCCAAAACCAATTAGAAATCCAAAATGATTTGGCTAAAGGACTGGAGAGAAGGGAGTTTTTAGTTTTTTACCAACCTATCTATGATATAGCAACCAAACAAATCGTACACTGGGAAGCACTGGTGCGTTGGAAACATCCGAAAAAGGGGATGGTCTCTCCTGCTGACTTTATACCGATGGCTGAAAACTCTGGTTTTATTTTACCATTAACAAAATTTGTCTTAGAAGAATCTGGGGATTTCATCAAAGCAATGGAGTTACTTTCTTTTAAGAGAATTGGTGTTGCAATCAATCTTTCACCTCAAGTATTCGTACATCAGAATATATTCAATTGGGTTGTAGAACTAAAAGAAAGTAAGGATATCCCTTTCCAATCGATTCAAATGGAAATAACAGAAAGTTTGGCTATGAAGAATATGGCAGAGACTACCCCAATTTTAGCCAATCTGCAGGATCTGGGTGTAAAGATTTCTTTGGATGATTTTGGTACGGGCTATTCCTCATTATCTTATCTGGAAAAATTACCACTTAACACGGTTAAGATTGATAAGTCTTTTTTGAATGACGTGAAAAAAGGATCTACACAGGCACGCTTGCTCGTATCTATCATCCATATGGCACACGATCTTGGATATAAGGTAGTTGCGGAAGGTGTAGAAGAGAAAGATCAGTTTGAACTTTTGAGGGAATTCAATTGTGACATGATACAGGGTTATCTAATCTCAAAACCCTTGCCTAGCCAAAGCGCTCTAGATTTTTTACAAAAGTTTACTGGACAAATAGATTAG
- a CDS encoding STAS domain-containing protein → MNFTTKQVKNHIVVTLEGSLDIYSAPALKKELHKIIDDGAESVAIDMVNIKLLDSSGIALLANLQKKLKSEEGTFFLLNVSQDVMVILKLSSLDKFFTILGGENELP, encoded by the coding sequence ATGAATTTCACAACGAAACAGGTCAAAAATCACATTGTAGTTACTTTAGAGGGTTCTTTGGATATCTATTCTGCACCAGCCCTCAAAAAGGAATTGCATAAGATCATCGATGATGGCGCTGAATCGGTCGCAATCGACATGGTGAACATCAAACTTCTAGATAGTTCTGGCATCGCCCTTTTGGCAAACCTTCAGAAAAAGCTAAAATCAGAAGAAGGTACCTTCTTCCTTCTGAATGTAAGCCAAGATGTGATGGTAATCCTCAAACTCTCGAGTTTGGATAAGTTTTTCACCATTTTAGGCGGCGAGAACGAACTCCCTTAA